A portion of the Mytilus galloprovincialis chromosome 12, xbMytGall1.hap1.1, whole genome shotgun sequence genome contains these proteins:
- the LOC143053462 gene encoding sex comb on midleg-like protein 1 isoform X3, whose translation MKASDSTLHFHLNGIDHGKAFSNLPEVVYGVVDLHGNCCQVSIINKDCDSKTGNTENSESATVAGAQVAINKSSNFSGRPADWNVQTVCEFIESIPDCAPYVEKFRSEHVNGAALLELDKKDLKEFFEMPLGLAVNVCSHLKKYEEQK comes from the exons ATGAAAGCATCAGACAGTACCCTACACTTTCACTTGAATGGTATCGACCATGGTAAAGCTTTTTCTAATTTACCCGAAG TTGTTTACGGTGTCGTTGACCTTCACGGAAATTGTTGCCAAGTTTCTATCATTAACAAAG ATTGTGATTCGAAGACGGGAAACACAGAAAATAGcg AGTCTGCTACAGTAGCGGGAGCACAGGTGGCAATCAATAAATCATCTAATTTCAGCGGGAGACCAGCAGATTGGAAT gtACAAACAGTTTGTGAGTTCATAGAGTCAATACCAGACTGTGCGCCGTATGTTGAGAAATTCAGATCAGAACACGTCAATGGGGCTGCCTTATTAGAACTCGACAAAAAGGATCTGAAAGAATTTTTCGAGATGCCTTTAGGATTAGCCGTCAACGTTTGTTCGCATTTGAAGAAGTACgaagaacaaaaataa
- the LOC143053462 gene encoding sex comb on midleg-like protein 1 isoform X5: MKASDSTLHFHLNGIDHGKAFSNLPEVVYGVVDLHGNCCQVSIINKESATVAGAQVAINKSSNFSGRPADWNVQTVCEFIESIPDCAPYVEKFRSEHVNGAALLELDKKDLKEFFEMPLGLAVNVCSHLKKYEEQK; the protein is encoded by the exons ATGAAAGCATCAGACAGTACCCTACACTTTCACTTGAATGGTATCGACCATGGTAAAGCTTTTTCTAATTTACCCGAAG TTGTTTACGGTGTCGTTGACCTTCACGGAAATTGTTGCCAAGTTTCTATCATTAACAAAG AGTCTGCTACAGTAGCGGGAGCACAGGTGGCAATCAATAAATCATCTAATTTCAGCGGGAGACCAGCAGATTGGAAT gtACAAACAGTTTGTGAGTTCATAGAGTCAATACCAGACTGTGCGCCGTATGTTGAGAAATTCAGATCAGAACACGTCAATGGGGCTGCCTTATTAGAACTCGACAAAAAGGATCTGAAAGAATTTTTCGAGATGCCTTTAGGATTAGCCGTCAACGTTTGTTCGCATTTGAAGAAGTACgaagaacaaaaataa